Within Deltaproteobacteria bacterium, the genomic segment AGCGACAGGTTCCCGCTGATGCCGATGGCCCGGATCCGGGGTACGGTCCGTATCTCGTGAAAGGGTGTCATCGGGATCCTCCTTCCGTGCCGGTTTCCCTACACCCTGAGATGGCGCGGCAAGCCCCCGCCGATTCCCGCCGGGAAGGGATTTCCGAACAGCGGGTTTGCAACCTCCCGTGAAATCGACAATAAAACTGCGTTTAGAAAATCGCTTGACACCCGTTTTCCGGTTGGGGTACAAAATAGGGAAATCATATTTTACAGAGTAAAACCGCTATCCCCGAAAGGAGGTGGACCCGGTACGTATCGACAACGCAAGGGGACCGTTGGGTTGATGGAGTATCAGGGAGCAAGGGTCAACACGAGATAAACCGGAAGGAGGGGGAAACAGAATGGCAGAGGAGAAGTTGACGAACCGGTGGTTGATGGTTGCCGCGGCGTTGGTGCTCCAGCTGTGCCTTGGCGTTCTGTACGCCTGGTCGGTGTTCCGCGCACCGCTGATGAAACAGTTCGGCTGGACGGTCAAGGAGGCGGGCTACCCGCTGATGGCGTCGTTCTTCTTCTTCGCGGTGGGGATGATCGTCGCCGGGCGGTGGCAGGACAAGGCTGGCCCGAGGAAGGTCGCCATCGTCGGCGGCGTTCTTCTGGCCGCGGGTTGCATCCTGGCCGGCGCGATCGGCCAGACGGTCGGCGGGATGGTCTTCGCGTACGGCATCCTCGGCGGCCTGGGCGTCGGGTTCGCCTACGTGACCCCGATCGCCACCTGCATCAAGTGGTTCCCCGACATGAGAGGGACCATCACCGGCCTCGCGGTGTTCGGCTTCGGCGCCGGCACCCTGGTCTTCGGGCCGCTGATCAACAAGCTCATCAGCAGCATGGGGTTGTCCCAGACGTTCTTCGCGGTCGGGGCGATCATGCTCGTGTGCGTCTGCGGCGCGGGCTCCATGTTCAAGGTCCCGCCCGCCGGCTACAAGCCGGCCGGCTGGAATCCTCCGGCGGCGGCGGCCGCCACGGTCACCAAGGCCGACTGGACCCCGAACGAGATCATCGGGAACGGCCAGTTCTACGTCCTCTGGCTCATCTACCTGTTCGGCGCGGCGGCGGGCCTCATGATCATCGGGCAGGCCGTTCCCATCGGGCTGGAAGTGGCCAAGCTCGACAAGGCG encodes:
- a CDS encoding OFA family MFS transporter; its protein translation is MAEEKLTNRWLMVAAALVLQLCLGVLYAWSVFRAPLMKQFGWTVKEAGYPLMASFFFFAVGMIVAGRWQDKAGPRKVAIVGGVLLAAGCILAGAIGQTVGGMVFAYGILGGLGVGFAYVTPIATCIKWFPDMRGTITGLAVFGFGAGTLVFGPLINKLISSMGLSQTFFAVGAIMLVCVCGAGSMFKVPPAGYKPAGWNPPAAAAATVTKADWTPNEIIGNGQFYVLWLIYLFGAAAGLMIIGQAVPIGLEVAKLDKAVAAGGLGTMALLNGLGRLVHGSISDKLGRKNTVILCFCEYLVAFLLLLPNADTFTKWLVGICIVGFSYGGYLAIMPSITADYFGTKSLGANYGYLFTAWGVAGVCGPFMIDAIKSSTGAFTNAMYYISVACVAGIVLVFISKKPEFKGA